A single region of the Solwaraspora sp. WMMD791 genome encodes:
- a CDS encoding helix-turn-helix transcriptional regulator: MDDAGSTVPRRQLGRYLRELREDAHVTVAAAAKALEWSPPRIWRYEGGQVPIHPNDAEAMCRLYGAPPETITTMRNLARETKSRGWYHAYDHAITEWFKLYVGLEAAASTIRKYEPNVIPGLLQSLEYMTEIITTGNPDLSQAQQQARIEVRSKRQKLLARVVPQAPDLDVVIGEAALRCPTKDRAAMARQLRHLAAVATQRHNVTVRVLTFAAGLPSRPEVGSFSILTFPKVSVRPPEPTTVYSDGPCGAIYLDKPTEIETYEGIWSSLKQHCLTPLESTEFITRIAKEYDDEG, translated from the coding sequence GTGGACGACGCCGGCAGCACTGTCCCGCGCAGGCAACTGGGTCGATATCTGAGAGAGCTTCGCGAAGACGCACATGTCACGGTCGCCGCAGCGGCCAAGGCACTCGAATGGTCGCCGCCGCGCATCTGGCGCTACGAGGGCGGCCAGGTGCCGATCCACCCGAACGACGCCGAGGCGATGTGCCGGCTCTACGGCGCGCCCCCGGAAACGATCACGACGATGCGCAATTTGGCCCGCGAGACCAAGTCACGCGGCTGGTACCACGCCTACGACCACGCCATCACAGAATGGTTCAAGCTGTACGTCGGCCTCGAAGCCGCCGCTTCGACGATCCGCAAGTACGAGCCGAATGTCATCCCCGGTCTGCTCCAGTCCCTGGAGTACATGACGGAGATCATCACCACCGGAAACCCCGACCTGAGCCAGGCCCAGCAGCAGGCACGCATCGAAGTGCGGTCCAAGCGGCAGAAGCTGCTCGCCCGCGTCGTCCCACAGGCCCCCGACCTCGACGTGGTGATCGGCGAGGCAGCCCTTCGCTGTCCGACGAAGGATCGGGCCGCGATGGCGCGCCAACTGCGGCACCTCGCCGCCGTCGCCACCCAACGCCACAACGTGACCGTCCGGGTTCTCACCTTCGCCGCCGGACTTCCCAGCAGGCCAGAGGTCGGGTCGTTCTCCATTCTGACCTTCCCCAAGGTCAGCGTCCGCCCGCCCGAGCCGACCACCGTCTACTCTGACGGCCCGTGTGGTGCCATCTACCTCGACAAACCCACCGAGATCGAGACCTATGAGGGCATCTGGTCGTCACTCAAGCAACACTGCCTCACCCCGCTAGAATCGACCGAGTTCATCACCCGGATCGCCAAGGAGTACGACGATGAAGGCTGA
- a CDS encoding MerR family transcriptional regulator → MNDRTELITIGQLARRTGLSVRTIRFWSDQDVITPAGRSAAGYRLYDVAAVARLDLVHTLRQLGLDLDTVRQVLQRQTSVADVAKVHAAALDTEIRTLQLRRAVLRSIAERDSTTEELRLMHKLANLTAQQRQRLIDDFVAQSFDGVDPQAPGAHIATMMRQLPAELPADPTREQIDAWVELAELVSDEQFQQRVREMAVTGAQQPSAQPPFDPAQVVAQGGAALQAGLAPESTEARQILDRIVGADLTGPDRLRLAAQTETFTDRRVERYWQLLGILNGWPAAPPQVPAMEWFIAALRAHAD, encoded by the coding sequence ATGAACGACCGCACCGAGCTGATCACCATCGGTCAGCTCGCCCGCCGTACCGGCCTGTCGGTACGCACCATCCGGTTCTGGTCCGATCAGGACGTGATCACCCCGGCCGGCCGTAGCGCCGCAGGCTACCGGCTCTACGACGTGGCGGCGGTGGCCCGGCTGGACCTGGTGCACACCCTGCGGCAGCTGGGGCTGGACCTTGACACGGTACGACAGGTGCTGCAGCGGCAGACCAGCGTCGCCGACGTGGCCAAGGTGCACGCGGCGGCGCTGGACACGGAGATCCGCACGCTGCAGCTACGGCGGGCGGTGCTGCGGTCGATCGCCGAACGGGACAGTACGACAGAGGAGTTGAGACTCATGCACAAACTCGCCAACCTCACCGCCCAGCAGCGGCAGCGGCTGATCGACGACTTCGTCGCCCAGTCGTTCGACGGGGTGGATCCGCAGGCCCCGGGCGCGCACATCGCCACGATGATGCGGCAACTGCCGGCCGAGTTGCCGGCCGACCCCACCCGCGAGCAGATCGACGCCTGGGTGGAACTGGCCGAACTGGTCAGCGACGAGCAGTTCCAGCAGCGGGTCCGCGAGATGGCGGTCACCGGCGCGCAGCAGCCGTCGGCACAGCCGCCGTTCGACCCGGCCCAGGTGGTCGCGCAGGGCGGCGCGGCGCTGCAGGCCGGCCTCGCACCGGAGTCCACCGAGGCCCGGCAGATCCTGGACCGGATCGTCGGCGCCGACCTGACCGGCCCGGACCGGCTGCGCCTCGCCGCGCAGACCGAGACGTTCACCGACCGGCGGGTGGAGCGCTACTGGCAACTGCTGGGCATCCTCAACGGCTGGCCGGCCGCCCCGCCGCAGGTGCCGGCGATGGAATGGTTCATCGCCGCCCTGCGCGCCCACGCCGACTGA
- a CDS encoding D-Ala-D-Ala carboxypeptidase family metallohydrolase, which produces MRTALHRAGRMLVACAVVAATALAGVVTTGSAAHADGCYTWGRSLSQGMTGDDVRQLQIRVSGYPDYGAVLALDGSYGPATRSAVLRFQQAYGLSADGVAGPQTFNKLYELQDNDCTPVNFSYAEMNNCNSNWSGGAVSASTAKFNALVSMWKLQAMRRALGNVPLQISSGFRSYSCNSAVGGASNSRHLYGDGVDLVGSPSFCRLAQQARYHGFSNILGPGYPGHNDHTHLGATPSRSWSAPSCGI; this is translated from the coding sequence ATGAGGACTGCTCTCCACCGGGCCGGCCGAATGCTCGTCGCCTGCGCCGTCGTCGCCGCCACCGCCCTCGCGGGCGTCGTCACCACCGGAAGCGCCGCCCACGCCGACGGCTGCTACACCTGGGGGCGCAGCCTCTCCCAGGGGATGACCGGCGACGACGTACGGCAGCTGCAGATCCGCGTATCGGGTTACCCGGACTACGGCGCGGTGCTCGCCCTCGACGGGTCGTACGGTCCCGCCACCCGCTCCGCCGTGCTCCGCTTCCAGCAGGCCTACGGCCTGTCCGCCGACGGCGTCGCCGGTCCACAGACCTTCAACAAGCTCTACGAACTCCAGGACAACGACTGCACGCCGGTCAACTTCAGCTACGCCGAAATGAACAATTGCAACAGCAACTGGTCCGGCGGCGCGGTGTCCGCCAGCACCGCCAAGTTCAACGCTCTCGTGTCGATGTGGAAGCTCCAGGCCATGCGGCGCGCGCTCGGCAACGTACCGCTCCAGATCAGCAGCGGCTTCCGCAGCTACTCCTGCAACAGCGCCGTCGGCGGCGCCTCCAACAGCCGACACCTGTACGGCGACGGCGTCGACCTGGTCGGCTCGCCCTCGTTCTGTCGGCTCGCCCAGCAGGCCCGCTACCACGGCTTCAGCAACATCCTCGGCCCCGGCTACCCCGGCCACAACGACCACACCCACCTGGGTGCCACCCCGAGCCGGTCCTGGTCCGCGCCGAGCTGCGGCATCTGA
- a CDS encoding helix-turn-helix domain-containing protein gives MEYVSRVPRPPLDGLIDDLYHLEGMPPYARLTLPPTPAALLIVNLGAPLRIRAGTDIATAEYADGCVITTPTRAYDFGYPVRTRSVGVHFKPWGLAPFLPMPAAELCDRPVTLEQVWGRPAVAVLRDRLAAADGPDEMLTLLEEELTRRLRATAGLGLVRHTSGVITGTRGAVAIGDLSTATGVSSTHLARRFKEIVGVTPKRLARTSRFAATVFAIDPAGPVDWAELASGAGYFDQAHFGHEFRAFTGLTPTRYVEVRRRFLREHPGHVLDSWPLPAD, from the coding sequence ATGGAGTACGTGTCCAGAGTGCCGCGACCGCCGCTGGACGGGCTGATCGACGATCTTTACCACCTGGAGGGTATGCCGCCGTACGCCCGGTTGACGCTGCCGCCCACGCCGGCGGCGTTGCTCATCGTCAACCTCGGGGCGCCGTTGCGCATCCGCGCCGGCACCGACATCGCAACGGCCGAGTACGCCGACGGCTGCGTGATCACCACGCCCACCCGCGCGTACGACTTCGGCTACCCGGTCCGGACCCGGTCGGTCGGCGTGCATTTCAAGCCGTGGGGGCTGGCGCCGTTCCTGCCGATGCCGGCGGCCGAGCTGTGTGACCGGCCGGTGACGCTGGAACAGGTGTGGGGCCGGCCCGCCGTCGCCGTACTGCGGGACCGGCTGGCTGCGGCGGACGGACCGGACGAGATGCTGACGCTGCTGGAGGAGGAGCTGACGCGACGGCTGCGTGCGACCGCCGGCCTGGGGCTGGTCCGTCACACCAGCGGCGTCATCACGGGGACCCGTGGGGCGGTCGCGATCGGCGACCTGAGTACGGCGACCGGTGTGAGCAGCACTCATCTGGCGCGGCGGTTCAAGGAGATCGTCGGTGTCACGCCGAAGCGGCTGGCCCGTACCTCCCGCTTCGCCGCCACCGTGTTCGCGATCGACCCGGCCGGACCGGTCGACTGGGCCGAGCTCGCCAGCGGGGCGGGCTACTTCGACCAGGCGCATTTCGGCCACGAGTTCCGGGCGTTCACCGGGCTCACGCCGACCCGGTACGTCGAGGTGCGGCGGCGGTTCCTGCGCGAACATCCCGGCCATGTGCTGGACAGCTGGCCGCTGCCGGCGGATTGA
- a CDS encoding dihydrofolate reductase family protein has product MGTVVMYGSVSVDGFIADVKDQPGPLFDWLSSGDVPLDDSGALTVSRTSYDYVRPYWDQIGVTIVGRHVFDMTDGWDGTPPAGVEHVVVVTHRPAPKGWDPEAPFHFVDGVEAAVATAQELAGDRLVEVAAGDVGGQVLAAGLVDEVRMDVVPVVFGSGKRFFGSVDTQHLLDDPDVIIQGNRVLHLRYRLRRPSA; this is encoded by the coding sequence GTGGGCACGGTGGTGATGTACGGCTCGGTGTCGGTGGACGGCTTCATCGCCGACGTCAAGGACCAGCCCGGACCGCTGTTCGACTGGCTGTCCAGCGGTGACGTCCCGTTGGACGACAGCGGCGCGTTGACGGTGTCGCGGACCTCCTACGACTACGTCCGGCCGTACTGGGACCAGATCGGGGTGACGATCGTCGGCCGCCACGTCTTCGACATGACGGACGGCTGGGACGGCACGCCGCCGGCCGGGGTCGAGCATGTGGTCGTCGTGACGCACCGTCCGGCGCCTAAGGGCTGGGACCCGGAGGCGCCGTTTCACTTCGTCGACGGTGTCGAGGCGGCCGTCGCCACGGCGCAGGAGCTTGCCGGCGACCGCCTGGTCGAGGTCGCCGCCGGCGACGTCGGCGGCCAAGTGCTCGCCGCCGGCCTGGTCGACGAGGTACGCATGGACGTCGTACCCGTCGTGTTCGGGTCCGGCAAGCGCTTCTTCGGGTCGGTCGACACACAGCACCTCCTGGACGATCCTGACGTGATCATTCAGGGCAACCGGGTGCTGCACCTGCGCTATCGGCTGCGCCGCCCGTCGGCCTGA
- the pip gene encoding prolyl aminopeptidase, protein MTEPYDTGMLDVGDGHQVYWEVCGNPDGVPVVVLHGGPGSGCTRRHRDALDPERFRVVLFDQRNCGRSTPSAADPATDLGANTTAHLVADIERLRTHLGIDRWVVYGGSWGATLALAYATNHPDRVRGMILVAVTMTRRSEVDWLYRGAGRFFPEAWQRFIAHAGLPGYRLPTDTAPQIEPVLLRYGQLLADPDPAVRQRAADEWCAWEDALISEEHNGNPGAYSAGELRQRLTMTRICAHYFGNGAFLADGEILRDVPKLAGIPGVLIHGRADISGPAITPWEIAQAWPDARLHVIGDAGHTGTAATRRVLADAADTMART, encoded by the coding sequence ATGACCGAGCCGTACGACACCGGGATGCTCGATGTCGGCGACGGCCACCAGGTCTACTGGGAGGTCTGCGGCAACCCCGACGGCGTACCCGTGGTTGTGTTGCACGGCGGGCCCGGCAGCGGATGCACGCGCCGGCACCGCGACGCGCTCGACCCCGAACGCTTCCGGGTCGTCCTGTTCGACCAGCGCAACTGCGGCCGCAGCACTCCGTCGGCCGCCGACCCGGCCACCGACCTGGGCGCCAACACCACCGCCCACCTCGTCGCCGACATCGAACGGTTGCGCACCCACCTCGGCATCGACCGCTGGGTCGTGTACGGCGGATCCTGGGGCGCGACGCTCGCCCTGGCGTACGCGACCAACCACCCCGACCGGGTCCGCGGCATGATCCTCGTCGCGGTCACCATGACCCGCCGGTCCGAGGTCGACTGGCTGTACCGGGGTGCCGGCCGGTTCTTCCCCGAAGCGTGGCAGCGGTTCATCGCCCACGCCGGCCTGCCCGGCTACCGGCTGCCGACCGACACCGCGCCGCAGATCGAGCCGGTGCTGCTGCGCTACGGCCAGCTGCTCGCCGACCCCGACCCGGCGGTACGTCAGCGGGCCGCCGACGAATGGTGCGCCTGGGAGGACGCGCTGATCTCCGAGGAGCACAACGGCAACCCGGGCGCGTACTCCGCCGGTGAGCTGCGGCAGCGGCTCACCATGACCCGGATCTGCGCGCACTACTTCGGCAACGGCGCGTTCCTCGCCGACGGTGAGATCCTGCGTGACGTGCCGAAACTCGCCGGCATCCCCGGAGTGCTGATCCACGGGCGGGCCGACATCAGCGGGCCGGCGATCACCCCGTGGGAGATCGCGCAGGCGTGGCCCGACGCGCGGCTGCACGTCATCGGCGACGCCGGCCACACCGGCACCGCCGCTACCCGCCGCGTCCTGGCCGACGCCGCCGACACCATGGCTCGTACGTAG
- a CDS encoding pentapeptide repeat-containing protein — protein sequence MIKHWKAATPAAAGAAALLAAAVLLLPGRLWSTLGRLVGDHWPALLLAVAGVTGLVVGGVLWRRSRPAVEASAAPVPPQRPLRPLPTWMIVAGALVVAGITWAAVWGLQATVPAGVGTPLEQAQLRVETIRTGLSVGAGAGAAAALLLALRRQQVTERTQQATEYDAGEKRVTELYVKAAEQLGSDKAPVRLAGLYALERLAQDNPVHRQSIVEVICAYLRMPYTPPVEEQADRSAAETDTQPDPREERQVRLAAQRILARHLRPTTADRKLSPTYWNGVTVDLTEATLLDADFSNCHLNDARFEGASFTGDARFFWARFTGDALFGEVTFTGRAWFAAARFTGHAIFARARFTGDARFDKTTFTSHAWFVGATFTKVARFAWARFAGRAAFSEATLVSGVDFNGARVDGGIDDYSVWPAGWQVDPETRRVVRIPPEEKPGGDAEPK from the coding sequence GTGATCAAGCATTGGAAGGCGGCGACGCCGGCAGCGGCGGGTGCGGCGGCCCTGCTCGCCGCCGCCGTACTGCTGCTGCCGGGTCGGCTGTGGTCGACGCTGGGTCGGCTGGTCGGCGACCACTGGCCGGCGCTGCTGCTCGCCGTGGCCGGCGTGACCGGCCTGGTCGTCGGCGGGGTGCTGTGGCGGCGGTCGCGGCCGGCGGTCGAGGCGTCGGCGGCACCCGTACCGCCGCAGCGTCCACTGCGTCCGTTGCCGACCTGGATGATCGTGGCCGGCGCGCTGGTCGTCGCCGGCATCACCTGGGCCGCGGTGTGGGGTCTGCAGGCCACCGTCCCGGCCGGTGTCGGAACGCCGCTAGAGCAGGCGCAGCTGCGGGTGGAGACGATCCGCACCGGCTTGTCGGTCGGCGCGGGTGCCGGTGCCGCCGCCGCGCTGCTGCTGGCGTTACGCCGCCAGCAGGTCACCGAACGGACCCAGCAGGCGACCGAGTACGACGCGGGCGAAAAACGGGTCACCGAGCTGTATGTCAAGGCCGCCGAACAACTCGGCTCCGACAAGGCACCGGTACGCCTGGCCGGCCTGTACGCCCTGGAACGCCTCGCCCAGGACAACCCGGTGCACCGGCAAAGCATCGTCGAGGTCATCTGCGCCTACCTGCGCATGCCGTACACGCCACCGGTTGAGGAGCAGGCAGATCGGAGCGCTGCTGAAACCGACACGCAACCTGACCCCCGGGAGGAACGCCAGGTACGGCTGGCCGCCCAGCGCATCCTCGCCCGCCACCTGCGGCCGACGACGGCGGACCGCAAGCTGAGCCCGACGTACTGGAACGGAGTTACCGTCGACCTGACCGAGGCGACCCTCCTCGACGCCGACTTCAGTAACTGCCACCTGAACGACGCCCGCTTCGAGGGGGCGTCGTTCACCGGCGACGCCAGGTTCTTCTGGGCGAGGTTCACCGGCGACGCCCTGTTTGGCGAGGTGACGTTCACAGGTCGCGCCTGGTTCGCCGCAGCGAGGTTCACCGGCCACGCCATATTCGCCAGGGCGAGGTTCACCGGCGACGCCAGATTCGACAAGACGACTTTCACCAGCCATGCCTGGTTCGTCGGGGCGACGTTTACTAAAGTCGCCAGGTTCGCCTGGGCGAGGTTCGCCGGCCGTGCCGCGTTCAGCGAGGCGACCCTTGTTAGCGGGGTGGATTTCAACGGCGCTCGTGTCGACGGCGGCATCGATGACTATAGTGTTTGGCCAGCGGGGTGGCAGGTCGATCCGGAGACGCGGCGAGTGGTGCGCATACCTCCAGAGGAGAAGCCGGGAGGGGACGCGGAGCCGAAGTAA
- a CDS encoding histidine phosphatase family protein, whose translation MDTVAELTIVRHGQSAANAAFADARARGVADHGLTGRDADIELTPLGWQQATHLGTWLATRPADQRPDVVVCSPYLRARQTWTRVAGTAAALGVPCPEAVVDARLCDRLMGDLELLTPLMITQRFPAEAARLAADGPYAYRPPGGETFDDVVARVKAVLAELDRDHAGRRVLIVAHDAVVIAARHLLDGLPFTELDAIIAATPVANASITRYVATGDGLELVEFATTAHLPP comes from the coding sequence ATGGACACCGTCGCAGAGCTGACCATCGTCCGCCACGGGCAGAGCGCCGCGAACGCGGCCTTCGCCGACGCCCGCGCCCGTGGTGTGGCCGACCACGGCCTCACCGGCCGCGACGCCGACATCGAGCTGACCCCGCTCGGCTGGCAGCAGGCCACCCACCTCGGCACCTGGCTCGCCACCCGACCCGCCGACCAGCGGCCCGACGTGGTCGTCTGCTCCCCGTACCTGCGGGCCCGTCAGACCTGGACCCGCGTGGCCGGCACCGCCGCCGCGCTCGGCGTGCCCTGCCCGGAGGCGGTCGTCGACGCACGGTTGTGCGACCGGCTGATGGGTGACCTCGAACTACTCACCCCGCTGATGATCACCCAGCGGTTCCCAGCCGAAGCCGCCCGGCTCGCCGCCGACGGACCGTACGCCTACCGCCCGCCGGGCGGTGAAACGTTCGACGACGTCGTCGCGCGCGTCAAGGCCGTCCTGGCCGAGCTCGACCGCGACCACGCCGGCCGGCGCGTCCTGATCGTCGCCCACGACGCGGTGGTCATCGCGGCCCGCCACCTCCTCGACGGCCTGCCGTTCACCGAACTCGACGCGATCATCGCGGCCACGCCGGTCGCCAACGCGTCGATCACCCGCTACGTCGCCACCGGCGACGGCCTCGAACTGGTCGAGTTCGCCACCACCGCCCACCTGCCGCCGTGA
- a CDS encoding flavin reductase — MHIASRPHWNCRECGTEWPCESAKIEITADWANDRIGMCVYLATLMYEAIDDLLECDAEQLSPPDLYRRFLQWPDQILTAEATALLSARPSEP; from the coding sequence ATGCACATCGCGTCTCGCCCGCACTGGAATTGCCGCGAGTGCGGTACGGAATGGCCGTGCGAATCCGCGAAGATCGAGATCACCGCCGACTGGGCCAACGACCGGATCGGGATGTGCGTCTACCTCGCCACCCTCATGTACGAGGCGATCGACGACCTGCTGGAATGCGACGCCGAGCAGCTCAGCCCGCCAGACCTGTACCGCCGGTTTCTGCAGTGGCCCGACCAGATCCTCACCGCCGAAGCTACTGCTCTCCTGTCAGCGCGTCCCAGCGAGCCCTGA
- a CDS encoding tetratricopeptide repeat protein, with amino-acid sequence MTRPDTHLHGEASGHGQVIQAAGDQHITIYKQRAAYRVERWQPPRPPDPRTLVDQPSMLLAANNQVVPFTALRDADRAELAAWRDDPARGVAVRLLHGPGGQGKTRLAAQFGADSIAAGWAVAVARHRSQLAADDPPEATEATGRGLMVIVDYAERWPAEDLRDLLKDRLLRQGVPTRLLLLARPESTLWPHQHDLTTLGYAADVTALTPAADSPANRQRIFAEAADRFAFAYGIDGGSIQPPADLATGEAYRQILVIHMAALVAVDAAARQRTAPTGDRDLSAYLLRREVDHWHKLHEQRASFVTTPQVLSRTVCTATLTRPLDYDDGLAALTVAGVCAPDATDQVLTDHAVGYPPAEPDKVLEPLYPDRLGEDFIALRLPGHGVAGSPTDPWAGGAIARLITGIGPDGVGQPPWSASALTVLVETAIRWPHVASRVLSPLLRQRPELAVAAGGTVLTRIADVDALDIAVLEAIEPHLPQGLHVGLAIAKAGITKRLTSHRLTTADEPTRARLLGTLGNRLSEAGRRDEALTATTEAVTIRRRLAQVNPAAYEPDLAGSLNNLGIRLSDLGRRDEALTATTEAADIYRRLAQVNPAAYEPDLAGSLNNLSVDLSNLGRRDEALTATTEAADIYRRLAAVNPAAYEPDLATALNNLGMMLSNLGRRDEALTATTEAADIRRRLATVNPAAYEPNLATSLNNLGIWLSDLGRRDEALTATVEAVTIRRRLATVNPAAYEPDLATSLNNLGMMLSDLGRRDEALTATVEAVTIRRRLAQVNPAAYEPDLAKSLWTEAWVRAAHQYELPEALTAATESVERYEKLFQQIPMAYVRDLAGALGTMADVLDGLGRGEEAAAVRARWDALTGEQ; translated from the coding sequence GTGACGCGACCCGACACCCACTTGCACGGCGAGGCTAGCGGCCACGGGCAGGTGATCCAGGCCGCCGGTGACCAGCACATCACCATCTACAAGCAGCGGGCGGCCTACCGGGTGGAGCGGTGGCAGCCGCCACGGCCACCGGACCCGCGTACGTTGGTCGACCAGCCGAGCATGTTGCTCGCCGCCAACAACCAGGTGGTGCCGTTCACCGCCCTGCGCGACGCCGACCGCGCCGAGCTGGCCGCCTGGCGGGACGACCCGGCGCGCGGGGTGGCGGTACGGCTGCTGCACGGGCCGGGCGGGCAGGGCAAGACCCGGCTCGCGGCCCAGTTCGGCGCGGACAGCATCGCCGCCGGCTGGGCGGTCGCGGTCGCCCGGCACCGTAGCCAACTCGCCGCCGACGACCCGCCCGAGGCCACCGAGGCAACCGGGCGTGGCCTGATGGTGATCGTCGACTACGCCGAACGCTGGCCCGCCGAAGATCTGCGAGACCTGCTCAAGGACCGGCTACTGCGCCAGGGTGTGCCGACCCGGCTGCTGCTACTCGCCCGCCCAGAGTCGACCCTGTGGCCGCATCAGCACGATCTGACGACCCTCGGGTACGCGGCCGACGTCACCGCGCTGACCCCAGCCGCCGACAGCCCCGCGAACCGACAGCGGATCTTCGCCGAGGCCGCCGACCGGTTCGCCTTCGCGTACGGCATCGACGGCGGCTCGATCCAGCCGCCCGCCGACCTGGCCACCGGGGAGGCGTACCGGCAGATCCTGGTGATCCACATGGCGGCGCTGGTCGCGGTCGACGCCGCCGCGCGCCAGCGGACCGCACCGACCGGCGATCGGGACCTGTCGGCCTACCTGCTGCGCCGCGAGGTCGACCACTGGCACAAGCTGCACGAACAGCGGGCCAGCTTCGTCACGACCCCGCAGGTGCTGAGCCGTACGGTGTGCACGGCGACGTTGACCCGGCCGCTCGACTACGACGACGGCCTGGCCGCGTTAACGGTGGCCGGGGTGTGCGCACCGGACGCCACCGACCAGGTCCTGACCGACCATGCAGTCGGCTACCCGCCGGCTGAGCCAGACAAGGTGCTGGAGCCGCTGTATCCGGACCGGCTCGGCGAGGACTTCATCGCGCTTCGGCTGCCCGGGCACGGGGTGGCCGGTTCCCCTACCGATCCGTGGGCCGGTGGGGCGATCGCCAGGCTCATCACCGGCATCGGCCCTGATGGCGTTGGTCAGCCGCCTTGGTCCGCATCAGCGTTGACGGTATTGGTCGAGACCGCGATCCGCTGGCCGCACGTCGCGTCCCGGGTTCTCTCCCCGCTGCTGCGTCAGCGCCCCGAGTTGGCGGTCGCCGCTGGCGGCACCGTCCTGACCCGGATCGCCGACGTCGACGCACTCGACATTGCCGTGCTGGAAGCAATCGAGCCGCATCTGCCGCAAGGTCTGCATGTCGGCCTGGCCATCGCCAAGGCCGGCATCACCAAGCGACTCACATCGCATCGGCTGACCACCGCAGATGAACCGACGCGGGCGAGGTTGCTTGGCACCCTCGGTAATCGGTTGTCGGAGGCGGGTCGGCGCGACGAAGCCCTCACCGCCACCACCGAAGCCGTCACGATCCGCCGCCGGCTCGCCCAAGTGAACCCCGCCGCCTACGAACCCGACCTCGCCGGATCGCTGAACAACCTCGGCATCCGACTGTCGGACCTCGGCCGGCGTGACGAAGCCCTCACCGCCACCACCGAAGCCGCCGACATCTACCGCCGGCTCGCCCAAGTGAACCCCGCCGCCTACGAACCCGACCTCGCCGGATCGCTGAACAACCTCTCCGTCGACCTGTCGAACCTGGGCCGGCGTGACGAAGCCCTCACCGCCACCACCGAAGCCGCCGACATCTACCGCCGGCTCGCCGCAGTCAACCCCGCCGCCTACGAACCCGACCTCGCCACGGCGCTGAACAACCTCGGCATGATGCTGTCGAACCTGGGCCGGCGCGACGAAGCCCTCACCGCCACCACCGAAGCCGCCGACATCCGCCGCCGGCTCGCCACGGTCAACCCCGCCGCCTACGAACCCAACCTCGCCACGTCGCTGAACAACCTCGGCATCTGGCTGTCGGACCTGGGCCGACGCGACGAAGCCCTCACCGCCACCGTCGAAGCCGTCACCATCCGCCGCCGGCTCGCCACGGTCAACCCCGCCGCCTACGAACCCGACCTCGCCACGTCGCTGAACAACCTCGGCATGATGCTGTCGGACCTGGGCCGACGCGACGAGGCCCTCACCGCCACCGTCGAAGCCGTCACCATCCGCCGCCGGCTCGCCCAAGTGAACCCCGCCGCCTACGAACCCGACCTCGCCAAATCGCTCTGGACCGAAGCCTGGGTGCGGGCAGCCCACCAATACGAGCTGCCCGAGGCGCTGACCGCCGCGACCGAGTCAGTCGAGCGTTACGAGAAGCTGTTCCAGCAAATCCCGATGGCGTACGTACGTGATCTTGCCGGGGCGCTGGGAACCATGGCGGACGTCCTCGACGGGCTCGGTCGGGGCGAGGAGGCGGCTGCGGTCAGGGCTCGCTGGGACGCGCTGACAGGAGAGCAGTAG
- a CDS encoding DUF397 domain-containing protein has product MKADGVWRKSTRSGADGDCVEVASHPYRVAVRDSKDQTGPILTFDTAAWQHFVDTVKTRP; this is encoded by the coding sequence ATGAAGGCTGACGGCGTCTGGCGTAAGTCCACCCGGTCCGGTGCCGACGGTGACTGTGTCGAGGTGGCCAGCCACCCGTACCGCGTCGCCGTCCGCGACAGCAAGGACCAGACCGGCCCAATCCTCACCTTCGACACCGCCGCCTGGCAGCACTTCGTCGACACGGTGAAGACCCGACCCTGA